ATCCCGGCAAAACCCTTCTCGTCGGGATTGAGCAGGTTGTAGTGCGAGAACGAAAACCAGATCGTCATCGCCAACGGGATCGCCATCCACAGTACCAGTACAGCGGTGGACGGCATGACTAGCCAGCGTGAGGACGACGCGCCCTTATGGTCCAATCCACTGGCGGCCGCCACTGGCGGTTGAGCGGGAGAAGCAGCTTGCTGCATGATCGCCTCACTTTCAGGGTTCGCAGCGGCGCTGGCCGTTGCCAGCGCCTCCGAACTTCATAACAATGCGGCTTTACTTCAGATATCCCGCCTGCCGGACTGCACGCTCCGTGGCTGCTTGACCAGTCTGAAGTGCCTCATCCACGGACGTCTGTCCGGCCAGCGCACCTGCGATGCTCTGTCCGACGGTTGTGCCGAACGACTGGAATTCAGGTATCGCGACGAACTGGACGCCCGTGTACGGAACAGGCTTTGCGGTCGGATGCGTAGGATCGGCAGTTTCAATCGCCTTGCGCACAAATTCAGCGAACGGCGCCGCTTGCGTGTACTCGGGTATCTGATAGGTAGACATCCGGGTACCCGGGGGTAACGAAGCCCAACCAAGATCCGATCCGACCAACTTGATATATTCCTTCGAAGTCGCCCATTCCACGAACTTCTTCGCGGCGTCCTGCGAACGCGACGTCTTCGGAACCGCGAACGCCCATGACCAAAGCCAATGCGATCCGTTGGGTGTCGCCTGCACAGGCGCCGATGCAAAACCCACCTTATCGGACACAGACGATTCCTTGGGATTGTAGAGAATGCCCGCTGCAGTGGTAGCATCCACCCACATCGCACACTTTCCGCCCGTCATTAGTGAAAGATTCTCGTTGAAACCGTTCGAACTAGCTCCGGGGGCACCATCACGCTTGAGCAGGTTCACGTAAAAGGTGATCGCATTCTTCCACTCTGGCGACGTGATCTGCGGCTGCCATTTCTCGTCAAACCAACGGCCGCCATATGTGTTGACGAGCGTACCGACATAGGCCATGTTCTCGCCCCATCCCGCCTTGCCACGCAGGCAGATGCCATAGACACCGTTGGCCTTGTCGGTCAGCTTGTCGGCAAACTGCGAGATCTGCTCGTAGGTAGGCTGGGCCGGCATAGTCAGGCCTTTCGACGCAAACAGGTCCTTGCGGTAAAACGTCATCGAACTCTCTGCGTTGAACGGCAGCGCATATAGCGTCCCGTTATAAGACAAACCATCGCGGACAGTCTTGAACAAATCATTGACATCGTATTCGGGCGGCAAATTGTTCAGCGGAACGAGCCAGCCGCGCTTCGCCCAAAGCGGCGCTTCATACAAACCAATCATGAGCACATCGAACTGGCCGCTGTTAGTCGTAATGTCAGTCGTCAATCTCTGACGTAGTACGTTTTCCTCAAGAATCAGCCAGTTAAGCTTGATATCCGGGTTCGCCTTCTCGAACGCTGCCGAAAGCTTCTTCAGCTCGATCTGGTCGTTGTTGTTGGGAACCCCAATCGTCAGCGTTGTTGCATGCGCTCCGCTTATGCCCAGCACGCCGCAGACGGCCGCTACCATGGCCAATCGTTTGCAGAACGCAGGCAGAGCACGGCGATTGATGTAAGATTTCGCATTCATTTTCGTCTCCTCAGCTTCCATCAAGAATGGACTTCGTACCGGAACTTCCGTTGAGCGGGTAGAACCGGCTGCAGGACCACAATACCCATGGAACGGAAGCTGTATGCAAAACACCTCCTCATTCCATCAGGATTTTCGCTTCACAACTCCCTTCGCACTAACAGCTTATTTCCCTACGTCTTCCACGATGCGGCGCTTTGCCATACCTGATTCGAGCGCCATACGAGACCGCTATCCCGTCCGCTACCCACTGCTTCCCGCAACTCACGTAATGGTGTATCCACCGTCAATAAGGAGATTCGCACCATTGATCATGGCCGCCTCGCCGCTCGCCAGATACAGAATGGCGGAAGCAATTTCAGCCGGCTTGGCAAACCGGCGGGTCGGGATCATCGCGCGTGCGCGATCACCCGTTTCACCCGCCCACCCGGTCAACCCGAGTTCTGTTTCAACCACCGTCGGTGAAACCGCGTTGACCGTGACACCTTGAGGCGCCCATTCGAGAGCCATGCAATTTGTCAGCCCGATCACTCCAGCCTTGCTTGCGCAATAGGCAAGATGCCCGTCAATGCCAATCACGGCAGCCTGCGACGCCAGATTGATGATCCTTCCGTGCCTACCCGCAATCATCCCCGGTGCGAACGCGCGGGCCACCAGAAATGTCCCGGTGAGGTTAACGGCAATCGTCTTGTCCCAGGTCGCTAGCGGAAAGTCTTCGGCGGAGGCCAGCGGACCAATGCCTGCGTTGTTGACCAGCACGTCCACACGGCCGAATCGTGCGATAACTTCCTTCGCTACCCGCGCGACCGAATCGGCAACGCTTACGTCGACGATCCAGCCCTGATGCGTCGGTCCCAGCGCCGATGCGACCTCCAAGACAGCCGGAGAGATATCCATTAGCGCCACGGACGCACCAGCTTGCGCAAATAATTCCGCCGTCGTTCGGCCGATACCGGCCGCCGCGCCGGTGATGGCGACGACTGTATCGGCGAAACGGTAAGCCGTGTTCGAATTGATAGTCACAAGCATCCTCCTGAGCCTTTGGTTAAGAAATGGCTAGATAACTGCATCGTCCCGGCGCACGCTGTCTCTAACTCATCCAGTTTCCTCCATCGACGTTGAGCGTCTGTGCGGTGATGTAATCAGCGTCTGTGGAAGCGAGGAAGACCGCCGCGCCGGTCAGTTCGTCGGGTCGGCCCATGCGACCTAGCGGGACTGACTCGCCTACCAAGCGCTTCTTCTCGCCGATCGGGCGGTTCTCGTAACGCGCAAAGAGAGCATCAACGTCTTTCCACATTGGAGTGTCAATGACGCCCGGTGCGATGCCGTTGACATTGATGCGATGAGGCGCAAGCGCGAGCGCAGCCGACTGCGTATAACTGATGACGGCCGCCTTGCTGGCGCAATAGTGCGATACCAGTGCTTCGCCTCGGCGTCCAGCCTGAGACGCCATGTTGATGATCTTGCCGCCGCGGCCCTGATCCACCATCTGCTGGGCGACCCGCTGCATCAGGAAGAACATCCCTTTAACGTTCACGGCGAAGATCCGGTCGAAGATTTCCCATGACTCGTCCAGCAACGGACGCATATCGAATACGGCAGCGTTATTGAAGAGAACGTCGACGCGCCCGAATTGGTCGATCGTAGACCGTACAATGCCCTCGATGCTGTCGCGCCTGGTTACATCCGCCTGGAGCAGCAGCAGATGACTTTTCTGAGCATCGGTGTAGGTCGCTTCCAGCTCCGATTTCGGCTTGACATCAACGACAACGACCTTGGCTCCCTCATTCAGATATCGGCGAACAACCGACTCGCCGATGCCCGTTGCTCCACCTGTCACGATGGCAATCTTGTCTTTCAGTTGCATCCTGCACCTCCTCAAATGGAAAGCGTCCCTCTCTATACCCGTCTGACCAGACAATCAGGAATACTACTTAGATTCAATAGACGTCATGGCATCAATTCCCGCCCGTCGCTGGCTCTCATCCTGCAGCTACCAATTACCCTGTTGCGTCGACCAGAACGAAGGCAAAGGATTCAGGTTTCATTGCGAACTTCAACCTGTCTGAGCGAGGGGCGTGTCATGCTGCGCACGCAGCAGCGTACACACCAATGACTTCGCGAATCTTGCTCTGGATGAGGTTCATCGGAGACGCATCGATCAGCCCGCGCCTCAATTGCCAGTATTGTTCAGGCAGGTAGCGGCTAAGCAGGTTCTCGGAAATGGTGACGTCCGTCAGGTTCTTGATCAGCTTCTGAGCCGCCGCGTCGATTTCCCGGTCCGCCCAGTAATATCTGACGCGGTCGCTATAGCTGTAAGTTCTCAGCAACCGCTTTTCCGGCTCGTCGCCGTGGTAATACTTCTCCCAGTTACCGGGTTTGGAAAGCATGACCTTCTCGACTACCTCGCGCAGGTTCGACCTTGCATCTGCGGCAACGAGCTCGACTTCGATGTCGGAAAGCGCGTAGAGTGCTTCGCGCAGGGCGAAGGTGACTCCAGGGCCCACTTTCAGGATTGCAAAGCCATCTCTCACCAGCGCGGCGAGGGACTCTGGCTTTTGATAGTCAGTGGAATGAGCCTCGAAGACGATGCCCGGTAACTGGTCTAGAACATTGGAAAGTTTTGCGGCAAGCTCAGGCTTGTAATCTACTACCTTCGTATGATCGAACTCGACGCCCGGTTGAACGACGAGGGCGATCACACGTTGCCACGCAGCGTCAAGACCTCGATCACGCCACGCGTTGCGGTGAACCGCGACGGTATCCAGTGCGGCGTCCGGATTGGTTACTTCAACGGTATCCAGCTCTTCGGCGGCGCCACCTGGGACCGGAACCTCCGTACCAATGATATACACCGGCTTTTCGGCTTTGCCTTCGCGCCCGGCAGTTGCTTCGGCGATTGCACACAGGCGGGAGGCTCTCTCCGCCACGATGTCGTCTGTGAGACGCTCTGGATCGCCAGCGCAACTCATGCTGGTGTCCAGGTGAATTTTCGTGAACCCCGCCGCCACGTAGGCATCAATGAGAGCCTCCGCGCGTTCCATGGCTTCTTCTGCAGGCATGCTGCGCCATGCATTCGGTCCGAGATGATCGCCACCGAGGATCAGCCGCTCGCGTGGCAGCCCAACGCGATCGGCAATAAGATGGACAAAGCGCACGAAATCCGCCGGCTTCATGCCCGTGTAACCACCAAACTGGTCGACCTGGTTCGACGTCGACTCGACCAGCAGGGGCGTATCGTCGTCGAGCGCCTGTTTCATTGCTGCGCCGAGCACCCATGGATGCGCCGAGCAGATCGAATAGATACCCCTGAGCTTCTGAGCTGCGCGCTCATCTCCGAAGAGGCGCGAGACAACGTTAGTCATGATCTTGCTCCGAAGTTTGCGCGATAAACTCGTCGAGTTGAGCCAGCGTAGCCGTGCCCTCCATCGGGCCGCGAAATGTAACTGCCCGGGCGCCGGCCGCGCATGCATAGGTCAACGCCTTCTCGATGCCGAAGCCTTGAGCGCGACAGGCAATGTACGTCCCACCGAAACAGTCGCCGGCTCCGGTCGGATCAATCTCCTCGACCGCCAATGCAGGGAGGCTCAGTTCGGTTGCTCCGTCGTAGTAACTGCATCCCTCCTTTCCTCGTTTGACCACGACTTCACGCACGCCGCGCTTCAAAAGCTCTTCGATGGCGCCCCGTTCGCTGCCTGCACTGGCGAGCAGCATCACCTCGTGGCCACTTGGCAAGAAGACATCTGTGTAATCCAAAATGAAGTCGAGCGCCTCGCGCATCTCAGGGATGCGGAGCATCTCCTTCCGGATGTTCGGGTCAAAACTAACTGTGCCGCCATATCCTTTGACGGCCTCAATGACCTTCTTCATTGCTTCGATGATGCGGAAAGAAAACAGCGACGAACCCATTACGTGAAAGTGACGGCATTCCTTGAGCAGATCGTCCCGGATATTGCCGACGGAGAGATGCCCAGAGGCGCTGTTCGAGATGTTGTAGATAAAGTCCCGATCGCCGTCCTCACGGTATGTGACAAATGCACTGCCCGTTGTCGCAGTCTTGATGACCGAGATTCCCGAGACATCAACGCCATCAGCACGCAGGCGATCGACATTGAGTCCACCGAAGTCATCATCGCCGACGCAACCGATCATGGCGCAGCGGCTACCTGCTTTCGCAACCTGATCAATGAAGATGGCGGGCGCACCGCTCGCGTATGGTCCGACAAGCGTGCCGGGCTTACGGAATGACTGTCCACGCTCGGTGGCCATGATTTCGACGAGGATTTCGCCCATCGTCAGGATGTAGCCAGCTTTACCGGCCTTATGCAGTTCAGTGTTAGGCATGGCGCTTCTTCATTTGAACGTCGATGCAAACGGCGACGAGAATCACGACGCCCTTTACGATCAGTTGATAAAGGTAGGGAACAATCAGCAGATTCATACCGTTGTTGATAACGCCAATGATGAGCGCGCCGATCAACGTGCCCGCGATCGTGCTGTAACCACCGCTCAGACTCGTACCACCAAGCACGGGCCCCGCAATCGCGTCCAGTTCATAACCTGGACCCGCATTGGGCTGTGCCGAATACAGGCGCGAAGTCATCAGCGCGCTCCCGATGCTCGCCATCAGCCCCGAGATCACGAAAATGACAATCCGCAACCCTTTTACATTGATGCCCGAATACAGCGCTGCTTCGAGATTCCCGCCAGCGAGATACGCCTTGCGGCCAAATACGGTTTTCGACAGTACAAAGTGATTGACGACCAGCAGGATGCCCAGAATCCAGATGGGTATGGCGATACCGAGACAAGTAGCATTACCGAGCGCAGCGAAACGATCATCGTCGATCGAGAAGTCGTGACGGCTACCGGGGCGACTGCAAGGGTTTGGGGCATCAACTTCATTTGTCTCTTCCACTGATAGAGCTAAGTGGTGGATTTACGGAACTCAAGGATTCCGCTTTCCCTTCTGTGCAACTGAAGTCCTTTGCGAGGCATCAGTTCCATTGTCGGTGGATCGATGCCGTCATCAATAAGTAGCGCGTCCACATCGGCAACGTTCGCGAAAACTTCCCCATCGCGCTCATTTAGCTGCGGCTGGTACGCAACGACGATCGTTCTGGCAGCCGCTCGCCGCGCTGCCTCAAGCACGCGAGCCACTGTAGGGTCTGCGCAAAGCAGGTTGCCGTCGCGGTCAAGTCCCGAGGCCTCCAGGAAACACAGGTCAACTGAGCGTCGCGTCACCGAGGCTTCTGCGTCAGGGCCCGTCATGACCGTGGTGTTCTCTTCGAGTTGGCCACCCGTCAACAGTAGCTCGCAATGCAAATAGCGCTGTGCCGTTTGTGCCATCCCGATGTCCTGCACAAGCAACGCAAGATTTGACCGATCAGAGAGGAACGGCAGGATTTTGTGAACGATCTCGCCCGCGCCCATCATTAGCGACTCGTGATCATCAACGGCCTCGGCGGCAA
Above is a genomic segment from Paraburkholderia phenazinium containing:
- a CDS encoding DeoR/GlpR family DNA-binding transcription regulator, translated to MISFDSKLESFETKAFSFEIGDMLSNKSSLRRRLQIVEMVRKRGEVSVEELSQAFDVSSVTIRTDLTYLEQQRYLVRSFGKARYLSQKLGDNVLVPEADGATRKASETTIARFAAEAVDDHESLMMGAGEIVHKILPFLSDRSNLALLVQDIGMAQTAQRYLHCELLLTGGQLEENTTVMTGPDAEASVTRRSVDLCFLEASGLDRDGNLLCADPTVARVLEAARRAAARTIVVAYQPQLNERDGEVFANVADVDALLIDDGIDPPTMELMPRKGLQLHRRESGILEFRKSTT
- a CDS encoding L-iditol 2-dehydrogenase, whose product is MQLKDKIAIVTGGATGIGESVVRRYLNEGAKVVVVDVKPKSELEATYTDAQKSHLLLLQADVTRRDSIEGIVRSTIDQFGRVDVLFNNAAVFDMRPLLDESWEIFDRIFAVNVKGMFFLMQRVAQQMVDQGRGGKIINMASQAGRRGEALVSHYCASKAAVISYTQSAALALAPHRINVNGIAPGVIDTPMWKDVDALFARYENRPIGEKKRLVGESVPLGRMGRPDELTGAAVFLASTDADYITAQTLNVDGGNWMS
- a CDS encoding ABC transporter permease; protein product: MEETNEVDAPNPCSRPGSRHDFSIDDDRFAALGNATCLGIAIPIWILGILLVVNHFVLSKTVFGRKAYLAGGNLEAALYSGINVKGLRIVIFVISGLMASIGSALMTSRLYSAQPNAGPGYELDAIAGPVLGGTSLSGGYSTIAGTLIGALIIGVINNGMNLLIVPYLYQLIVKGVVILVAVCIDVQMKKRHA
- a CDS encoding tagatose kinase, which encodes MPNTELHKAGKAGYILTMGEILVEIMATERGQSFRKPGTLVGPYASGAPAIFIDQVAKAGSRCAMIGCVGDDDFGGLNVDRLRADGVDVSGISVIKTATTGSAFVTYREDGDRDFIYNISNSASGHLSVGNIRDDLLKECRHFHVMGSSLFSFRIIEAMKKVIEAVKGYGGTVSFDPNIRKEMLRIPEMREALDFILDYTDVFLPSGHEVMLLASAGSERGAIEELLKRGVREVVVKRGKEGCSYYDGATELSLPALAVEEIDPTGAGDCFGGTYIACRAQGFGIEKALTYACAAGARAVTFRGPMEGTATLAQLDEFIAQTSEQDHD
- a CDS encoding GolD/DthD family dehydrogenase; its protein translation is MTINSNTAYRFADTVVAITGAAAGIGRTTAELFAQAGASVALMDISPAVLEVASALGPTHQGWIVDVSVADSVARVAKEVIARFGRVDVLVNNAGIGPLASAEDFPLATWDKTIAVNLTGTFLVARAFAPGMIAGRHGRIINLASQAAVIGIDGHLAYCASKAGVIGLTNCMALEWAPQGVTVNAVSPTVVETELGLTGWAGETGDRARAMIPTRRFAKPAEIASAILYLASGEAAMINGANLLIDGGYTIT
- a CDS encoding ABC transporter substrate-binding protein, which translates into the protein MVAAVCGVLGISGAHATTLTIGVPNNNDQIELKKLSAAFEKANPDIKLNWLILEENVLRQRLTTDITTNSGQFDVLMIGLYEAPLWAKRGWLVPLNNLPPEYDVNDLFKTVRDGLSYNGTLYALPFNAESSMTFYRKDLFASKGLTMPAQPTYEQISQFADKLTDKANGVYGICLRGKAGWGENMAYVGTLVNTYGGRWFDEKWQPQITSPEWKNAITFYVNLLKRDGAPGASSNGFNENLSLMTGGKCAMWVDATTAAGILYNPKESSVSDKVGFASAPVQATPNGSHWLWSWAFAVPKTSRSQDAAKKFVEWATSKEYIKLVGSDLGWASLPPGTRMSTYQIPEYTQAAPFAEFVRKAIETADPTHPTAKPVPYTGVQFVAIPEFQSFGTTVGQSIAGALAGQTSVDEALQTGQAATERAVRQAGYLK
- a CDS encoding D-tagatose-bisphosphate aldolase, class II, non-catalytic subunit, which codes for MTNVVSRLFGDERAAQKLRGIYSICSAHPWVLGAAMKQALDDDTPLLVESTSNQVDQFGGYTGMKPADFVRFVHLIADRVGLPRERLILGGDHLGPNAWRSMPAEEAMERAEALIDAYVAAGFTKIHLDTSMSCAGDPERLTDDIVAERASRLCAIAEATAGREGKAEKPVYIIGTEVPVPGGAAEELDTVEVTNPDAALDTVAVHRNAWRDRGLDAAWQRVIALVVQPGVEFDHTKVVDYKPELAAKLSNVLDQLPGIVFEAHSTDYQKPESLAALVRDGFAILKVGPGVTFALREALYALSDIEVELVAADARSNLREVVEKVMLSKPGNWEKYYHGDEPEKRLLRTYSYSDRVRYYWADREIDAAAQKLIKNLTDVTISENLLSRYLPEQYWQLRRGLIDASPMNLIQSKIREVIGVYAAACAA